One window of Deltaproteobacteria bacterium genomic DNA carries:
- a CDS encoding 2-oxoacid:acceptor oxidoreductase family protein: MIEIRIHGRGGQGAVIASEVLASAFFKEGKFVQAFPAFGVERRGAPVTAFTRVDDQPIRIRNFIYEPDHIIILDPTLIESTQVDSGLKENGWIIINTDRPPKTFGRFSKFRVAAVDANRIAVEYKLGSPTAPIVNTAILGAFSKITGMVTVDSLIEAMKEFVPSNKAGNAAAIKEAHERAKA; this comes from the coding sequence ATGATAGAGATTAGGATTCATGGACGAGGGGGGCAGGGGGCGGTAATTGCCTCCGAGGTCTTGGCTTCGGCCTTTTTTAAGGAAGGGAAATTCGTCCAGGCTTTCCCGGCCTTTGGGGTGGAGCGCCGGGGAGCTCCCGTGACCGCTTTCACCCGGGTGGATGACCAGCCCATTCGCATCCGCAATTTTATATATGAACCGGACCACATCATTATCCTCGACCCCACTTTGATCGAAAGCACGCAGGTAGATTCGGGGCTGAAGGAGAACGGCTGGATCATCATCAACACCGACCGCCCTCCCAAAACATTTGGGCGTTTTTCCAAATTCCGGGTGGCTGCCGTGGATGCCAACCGCATCGCCGTCGAATATAAGTTAGGCTCTCCCACGGCTCCTATCGTGAATACCGCCATCCTGGGAGCTTTTTCCAAGATCACCGGGATGGTCACGGTGGATTCGCTTATCGAAGCCATGAAAGAGTTCGTGCCGTCGAACAAAGCAGGCAACGCCGCGGCCATAAAAGAGGCCCATGAACGGGCCAAAGCGTAA
- a CDS encoding cupin domain-containing protein, which produces MNVDLEVRKLKLGEKVKDLRLQKRYTLRQVAGNTGLSIALLSQIENNAVSPPVATLLRIARALDVTIGYFFREEESKDKAVVVRKNERKKAFRRRYAQHGEGGYTYEALAYTRNAKHMEPFLVEFEPKQKEELTFLNHRGEEFLFLFRGRLAFHYDQDEIVLDSGDSLYFDSGVPHAFRALRGKKAQGIVIVYSEE; this is translated from the coding sequence ATGAACGTAGATTTAGAAGTCCGAAAATTAAAGCTTGGGGAGAAGGTTAAAGACCTTCGACTGCAGAAACGTTATACCCTGCGCCAAGTAGCCGGCAATACCGGCCTTTCCATTGCCCTCTTATCGCAAATCGAGAATAACGCCGTTTCCCCTCCCGTCGCCACTCTTCTCCGAATTGCCAGAGCCCTGGATGTGACCATTGGCTATTTTTTCCGCGAGGAAGAATCGAAAGACAAAGCGGTAGTGGTGCGCAAGAATGAGAGAAAGAAGGCCTTTCGCCGTAGGTATGCCCAGCATGGGGAAGGTGGATATACTTACGAAGCCTTGGCTTACACGAGAAATGCCAAACACATGGAGCCGTTCCTGGTGGAGTTTGAGCCCAAGCAGAAAGAAGAGCTTACCTTCCTGAATCACAGGGGTGAGGAATTTCTATTCCTTTTCAGGGGGCGGTTGGCCTTTCACTACGACCAGGACGAAATCGTCCTGGATTCGGGAGACAGTTTGTATTTTGACTCGGGTGTTCCCCATGCTTTCCGAGCCCTCAGGGGCAAGAAAGCCCAGGGGATTGTTATCGTCTATTCAGAAGAATGA
- a CDS encoding CoA-binding protein yields the protein MTRHLEDETQFESLDAILTPQSIALFGASNQEGKVGYVCLKNLLGKYKGKIYPIHPHEKEILGVPAFPDLKSVPGPVDLAFIIIPAESVAPVIEQCGQKKIKAAIVITAGFAEAGAAGKALQDQLAEKARQHGVRLVGPNCFGILNCNIGLNASIAVLMPEGGGKISFVVQSGAYGMAVCALAQDHYLKVAKIIGLGNKCDIKDDEVLRYLGQDPETEVIALYLESIEEERAFFEEAKRASRRKPIVVCKQGRTPEGRRAIQWHTATPPGSFFAQHAAIQESGMILVSNGVEMVEVAKALAWQPLPSGNRVAIVTNSGGTAVELTDFCAEHGLSVPELSAPLQDQLQPLVPAYATVKNPVDMTTIWPRFVEVYPKCIEAFYESPEIDIIVPIMLHRSAMMREVSAAVRDAVHRCQQERGIRKPTYICWASSREFIANMEILESAQIPCFEWPEQTSRVVSLINKYAQFLRGKG from the coding sequence GTGACCCGCCATCTGGAAGATGAAACTCAATTCGAATCCTTGGACGCAATTCTGACACCGCAGAGCATTGCCCTCTTTGGGGCTTCCAACCAAGAAGGAAAAGTGGGCTACGTGTGCCTGAAGAACCTTCTGGGAAAGTACAAGGGAAAGATTTATCCTATTCATCCCCACGAAAAGGAAATCTTGGGTGTCCCAGCTTTCCCTGACCTGAAGAGTGTTCCCGGCCCTGTAGACCTGGCCTTTATCATCATTCCGGCCGAATCCGTGGCGCCAGTCATTGAGCAATGCGGGCAGAAAAAAATTAAGGCAGCTATCGTCATTACGGCAGGTTTTGCCGAGGCAGGAGCGGCGGGGAAGGCTCTCCAAGATCAGCTCGCCGAAAAAGCCCGGCAACATGGGGTTCGCTTAGTTGGGCCCAACTGTTTTGGAATTTTAAACTGCAATATCGGTCTGAACGCCTCCATTGCGGTCCTCATGCCTGAGGGAGGGGGGAAAATTTCTTTCGTGGTGCAAAGCGGAGCTTACGGGATGGCGGTCTGCGCCTTAGCTCAGGATCATTATCTGAAAGTTGCCAAGATTATCGGTTTGGGAAATAAGTGTGATATCAAAGATGATGAAGTGTTGCGCTATCTAGGGCAGGATCCAGAAACGGAGGTCATTGCTCTTTATTTAGAGTCCATCGAGGAGGAGCGGGCATTTTTTGAAGAGGCCAAGCGTGCGTCTCGCCGCAAACCCATCGTGGTATGCAAGCAGGGGAGGACCCCTGAAGGAAGGCGAGCGATTCAGTGGCACACCGCCACACCTCCAGGGTCTTTCTTCGCCCAGCATGCGGCTATTCAGGAATCTGGAATGATCCTGGTCAGCAATGGCGTGGAAATGGTTGAGGTTGCCAAAGCTTTAGCCTGGCAGCCCCTCCCTTCGGGGAATCGAGTGGCGATCGTCACCAATTCAGGGGGAACAGCAGTCGAGTTGACGGATTTTTGCGCCGAGCACGGGCTTAGCGTTCCCGAGCTTTCCGCGCCCCTTCAGGATCAACTGCAACCCTTAGTCCCGGCCTACGCGACCGTCAAGAATCCTGTAGACATGACTACCATATGGCCCAGGTTTGTCGAAGTGTATCCGAAATGCATCGAAGCCTTCTATGAGTCTCCTGAGATCGATATCATTGTGCCCATCATGCTCCATCGCTCTGCCATGATGCGGGAAGTATCAGCGGCGGTTCGAGACGCGGTTCACCGGTGCCAGCAGGAAAGGGGAATTCGCAAGCCCACCTACATCTGCTGGGCTTCTTCCCGGGAATTTATCGCGAATATGGAAATCTTGGAATCAGCCCAGATCCCCTGTTTCGAGTGGCCTGAACAGACCTCACGGGTTGTTAGTTTAATAAATAAATACGCCCAATTCTTGAGAGGTAAAGGCTGA
- a CDS encoding tripartite tricarboxylate transporter permease, with the protein MDLLSNLQLAFSVIFQPGNLFFCFIGVLIGTLIGVLPGIGPVATISLLLPSTFHITPVSAIIMLAGIYYGAMYGGSTTSILVNIPGEAASVVTCLDGYQMARQGRAGPALGIAAFGSFIAGTLAVIIIMLIAPPLARFALRFGPPEYFTLMFLGLTVLTYLASGSMFKALMMACVGIFLGTIGTDTISGLERFTYRSYTLMDGVGLVPVIMGLFGISEVLLNIEQPMKREIFKTRLSNLFPTLRDWRDSILAIIRGTFIGFFLGILPGGGAVIASFGAYAVEKRISKHPERFGTGAIEGVASPEAANNAASQGAFIPLLTLGIPANVVMAILLGALMIHGIKPGPLLMKQHPDLFWGVIGSMYIGNVMLLILNLPLIGIWVKILKIPYPILFPLILLFCLIGSYSLNNNIVEVMIMILFGIVGYLMKKFEYEGAPLILAFVLSPLLENALRQSLIMSHGSFAIFLTRPISLVFFIVSIFLLVSPLMPGLKKRPKGGDLG; encoded by the coding sequence GTGGACCTTCTCTCTAATCTCCAGTTGGCCTTCTCGGTCATCTTCCAACCGGGCAATTTATTTTTCTGTTTTATTGGGGTCCTCATCGGTACCTTAATCGGGGTGCTTCCCGGTATTGGCCCTGTTGCCACTATCTCCTTACTTTTACCTTCCACCTTCCATATTACGCCAGTATCCGCAATTATTATGTTGGCGGGGATCTATTATGGAGCGATGTATGGGGGATCGACCACTTCCATCCTGGTCAACATCCCAGGGGAAGCGGCCTCTGTGGTTACTTGTCTCGATGGGTACCAGATGGCCCGGCAAGGGAGAGCTGGGCCGGCACTGGGGATCGCCGCTTTTGGCTCTTTCATTGCGGGAACGCTGGCGGTCATCATCATTATGCTCATTGCGCCTCCTTTAGCGAGATTTGCTCTTAGATTTGGGCCTCCGGAGTATTTTACTTTGATGTTTCTAGGGCTGACCGTTTTAACGTATCTGGCCAGCGGTTCTATGTTTAAAGCTTTGATGATGGCCTGTGTGGGGATCTTCTTGGGAACCATCGGAACGGATACCATTTCTGGTTTAGAAAGGTTTACGTATCGGAGCTATACGTTAATGGATGGAGTGGGGTTAGTGCCCGTGATCATGGGTCTTTTTGGGATCTCTGAAGTTCTTTTAAATATTGAACAACCCATGAAGAGGGAGATTTTTAAAACCAGGCTATCCAACCTCTTTCCTACACTTCGGGACTGGCGGGACTCTATCTTGGCAATTATAAGAGGAACATTTATTGGTTTTTTCCTGGGAATTTTGCCCGGGGGGGGAGCGGTCATCGCTTCCTTTGGGGCCTATGCAGTAGAAAAGAGAATTTCTAAGCATCCAGAAAGGTTTGGTACCGGAGCCATCGAAGGAGTTGCTTCTCCAGAGGCAGCCAACAATGCCGCCAGCCAGGGCGCCTTTATCCCTCTTCTCACTTTGGGGATTCCGGCCAATGTGGTCATGGCCATTTTACTGGGAGCTCTGATGATTCATGGTATTAAACCCGGGCCATTATTGATGAAGCAGCATCCGGATTTATTCTGGGGTGTGATCGGAAGCATGTACATCGGGAATGTCATGCTGCTGATTTTGAATTTACCCTTGATTGGGATTTGGGTGAAAATTTTAAAAATCCCCTATCCCATTCTTTTTCCACTCATTCTCCTTTTTTGTTTGATCGGGAGTTATAGCTTGAATAATAATATAGTGGAAGTCATGATCATGATTCTTTTTGGGATCGTGGGATACCTGATGAAAAAGTTTGAGTATGAGGGGGCTCCTTTAATCTTAGCCTTCGTTTTAAGTCCGCTGCTGGAAAATGCTCTTCGCCAGTCTCTGATTATGTCTCATGGCAGCTTCGCGATTTTCTTGACCCGGCCGATCTCGCTCGTCTTTTTCATCGTTTCCATATTTCTTTTGGTTTCCCCATTAATGCCAGGATTGAAAAAGAGGCCCAAAGGAGGAGACCTAGGGTGA
- a CDS encoding tripartite tricarboxylate transporter TctB family protein produces MKKNDRMSSLVWLLLALYICTESMRLPLGAWRDPGPGFLPLGSGIILGILSGIAYLKASMSKSPEAKGSWYSKERWKNLVVVVVALFAYAIFLEILGFLLATFLLLIFLFRGIEPQKWVVSIGGSALASFISYAVFELWLKTQLPKGILGF; encoded by the coding sequence ATGAAAAAGAATGACCGGATGAGCAGTTTGGTTTGGTTGTTGTTGGCCTTGTATATTTGCACTGAGTCAATGCGCTTGCCTTTGGGGGCTTGGCGTGATCCAGGCCCTGGATTTTTACCCCTCGGGTCAGGCATCATTCTGGGAATATTATCCGGCATAGCTTACCTGAAGGCCAGTATGAGCAAATCGCCAGAAGCGAAAGGATCTTGGTATTCTAAGGAGAGATGGAAGAATTTGGTCGTGGTTGTGGTTGCCCTATTCGCTTATGCCATCTTTCTGGAAATCCTTGGATTTTTGTTGGCCACCTTTCTCTTATTAATTTTTCTCTTTCGGGGCATTGAACCCCAAAAGTGGGTTGTATCGATCGGAGGAAGCGCACTGGCTTCCTTTATCTCCTATGCGGTATTTGAACTGTGGTTAAAAACTCAACTACCTAAGGGAATTCTCGGGTTTTAG
- a CDS encoding tripartite tricarboxylate transporter substrate binding protein: MVAEKIAEFLGQPFISVYKPGGGGSLGAAFVAKAKPDGYIVLVGSSTPLVLSPIVKKLDYKLDDFIPIGIYGKTPIWLAMKADAKWKTLKDFIEDAKKSPGKLTVGSYGKLTAAHFVIETLSKQANIQLTHVPFKSTPEALTAVLGGHADGAFVTGAGGLLESGSVKILAVAAEQRLEGLPDVPTFKESGYPIVLSATYSLCFPKGTPKEIVDKGYIAQKKASERYSKEIMEGLKRVEIWAEFLTPEETIKQWKKEYELIFKIAEELGVVVK; encoded by the coding sequence ATGGTGGCCGAAAAAATCGCTGAATTTTTAGGACAGCCATTCATCAGTGTATACAAACCAGGTGGCGGTGGATCATTAGGAGCAGCCTTTGTAGCCAAAGCCAAACCAGATGGTTATATAGTGCTGGTCGGAAGTTCGACCCCCCTTGTTTTATCCCCCATTGTGAAGAAACTGGATTACAAATTAGACGATTTTATCCCCATCGGAATTTATGGAAAAACGCCAATTTGGCTGGCCATGAAAGCCGATGCTAAATGGAAAACTCTTAAAGACTTCATAGAAGACGCGAAAAAATCTCCCGGCAAATTGACGGTAGGCTCTTACGGAAAACTTACCGCAGCCCATTTCGTCATTGAAACTCTTAGCAAACAGGCAAATATCCAATTAACCCACGTTCCTTTCAAATCTACGCCCGAAGCGTTGACCGCAGTTTTGGGCGGTCATGCTGACGGTGCTTTTGTTACTGGGGCGGGCGGTCTTTTAGAATCGGGTTCGGTCAAAATATTGGCTGTTGCTGCAGAGCAAAGATTAGAGGGCCTGCCCGATGTGCCCACTTTCAAAGAATCTGGATATCCGATCGTCTTGAGTGCAACTTATTCCTTATGTTTCCCAAAAGGGACACCCAAAGAGATTGTGGATAAAGGTTACATCGCCCAAAAAAAAGCTTCTGAACGCTACTCCAAAGAAATCATGGAAGGCTTAAAAAGGGTTGAAATTTGGGCCGAATTCTTAACTCCAGAGGAGACTATCAAACAATGGAAAAAAGAGTACGAATTGATTTTTAAGATCGCCGAAGAGTTAGGGGTCGTGGTTAAATAG
- a CDS encoding SDR family NAD(P)-dependent oxidoreductase — translation MGEEKAEPSAEQPAAPELFNIRSMRDSDHKMNPERLSGKTAIVTGSSRGIGRAIALAMAREGANVVVNGREEDARTVAEMIRNAGGKAIAVIADVAAEEDVHRMVEETLRVFGSTDILVNNAGGGGPPTLVEDIDVSAWEREMRINLTGAFLCSRAVIPEMKKKRWGRIINMSSQAGRSGSELAGIIYASAKAGLLGFNRQLARQVAPYGILVNAVAPGVILSGERIEKKWRKRADAERQDMLKAIPLGRLGKPEEVAPVAVFLASDDASYITGAVIDVNGGRFMM, via the coding sequence ATGGGTGAGGAAAAAGCCGAGCCGAGCGCTGAACAACCCGCAGCACCCGAGTTATTTAACATAAGATCGATGAGGGATTCGGATCACAAAATGAACCCTGAGCGGCTTTCTGGGAAAACGGCCATTGTGACTGGGTCCTCCCGGGGGATCGGCCGGGCTATTGCCCTGGCCATGGCCCGAGAAGGGGCGAATGTTGTCGTGAATGGCCGGGAAGAAGATGCGCGGACCGTTGCCGAGATGATCCGAAACGCCGGAGGAAAGGCCATCGCCGTTATTGCCGATGTGGCCGCGGAAGAAGATGTGCACCGCATGGTGGAGGAGACCCTTCGGGTTTTTGGCTCAACCGATATTCTTGTGAACAACGCGGGAGGAGGGGGGCCGCCGACTCTTGTGGAGGACATCGACGTCAGTGCCTGGGAACGAGAGATGCGCATCAATTTGACGGGAGCTTTTTTATGCTCTCGCGCCGTCATCCCAGAAATGAAGAAAAAGCGCTGGGGAAGGATTATCAATATGTCTTCCCAGGCCGGCCGAAGCGGTAGCGAACTGGCGGGAATTATCTATGCCAGCGCCAAGGCCGGACTCCTGGGGTTTAATCGCCAATTGGCCCGACAGGTTGCACCCTACGGCATTCTGGTGAATGCTGTGGCACCGGGGGTTATCCTAAGTGGGGAGCGGATCGAGAAAAAATGGCGGAAGCGGGCTGACGCAGAGCGCCAAGATATGCTCAAGGCGATTCCATTGGGGCGCCTGGGAAAACCAGAGGAAGTGGCTCCTGTCGCGGTTTTCCTCGCCTCGGATGATGCCTCCTACATTACCGGTGCCGTCATCGATGTCAATGGCGGACGTTTCATGATGTAA
- a CDS encoding 4-hydroxyphenylacetate 3-hydroxylase N-terminal domain-containing protein produces MGIRTEQQYWDSIRKQKPKVFIFGEQIKENVIDHPLIKGSASGAALTFRYANDPKYQDLFTTPSPLVNERVNRYVSIHNTIEDLMDKVKLIRFVSQKTGECAQRCMGWDALNALYSVSYETDQKYGTPYHERFKNLLKRVQKEDIMVHGTMTDPRGDRSLKPGQQKDPDLYLRIVERRKDGIVVRGAKSHQGGILNHEEFIAMPSVSLRPEDKDYAVSFALPVDTEGITYVFGRHSMDDRLLEGTQFDMGNVHYGRYAMWVFFDDVFVPWEQVFLCGETEFASLIVERFAGLHRQNYGACSAGGMDVLIGATALIAEYNGIASASHVKDKIIEMCALNETMYQGSLACSSQGEMTPSGVAVMNKLLAYVTKLNVTRFPYEIARLAQDICGGLLGTMPSEKDYRHPEVGKMLEKYLKGVENVPTEDRMRIVRLIERMTCGRTLLVCMHGAGSPFANKMMIGRYTDMEAKKKLARDIAGVGESQAKAEA; encoded by the coding sequence ATGGGAATTCGCACGGAGCAGCAATATTGGGATAGCATTCGCAAGCAGAAGCCAAAAGTTTTCATTTTTGGAGAACAAATAAAGGAGAATGTGATCGATCATCCTCTGATCAAAGGATCGGCAAGCGGGGCGGCCTTGACCTTTCGGTATGCTAACGATCCCAAGTATCAAGATCTCTTCACCACCCCTTCGCCATTGGTCAACGAAAGGGTCAACCGATACGTCTCGATTCACAATACGATTGAAGATTTGATGGATAAGGTAAAACTCATTCGCTTTGTGTCTCAGAAAACTGGAGAATGTGCCCAGCGCTGCATGGGCTGGGATGCTCTCAATGCTCTTTACAGTGTCAGCTACGAGACAGACCAGAAATACGGCACTCCGTACCATGAGCGTTTCAAGAATTTGCTGAAGCGGGTACAGAAGGAAGACATCATGGTCCACGGCACCATGACCGACCCCCGGGGAGACCGGAGCCTGAAACCAGGGCAGCAGAAAGACCCCGACCTTTATTTGCGGATTGTCGAGAGGCGGAAGGATGGAATCGTAGTCCGGGGCGCCAAGAGCCATCAGGGAGGTATTCTGAATCACGAAGAATTCATTGCCATGCCTTCTGTTTCCCTGCGACCGGAAGATAAGGACTATGCGGTGTCCTTTGCACTTCCCGTGGACACCGAAGGGATTACCTATGTTTTCGGAAGGCATTCCATGGATGACCGGCTTTTAGAGGGGACTCAATTTGATATGGGGAACGTTCATTATGGCCGTTATGCCATGTGGGTCTTCTTTGACGATGTGTTCGTTCCCTGGGAGCAGGTATTTCTCTGCGGCGAGACGGAATTCGCCAGCCTAATCGTGGAACGGTTTGCCGGCCTTCACCGCCAGAATTACGGGGCCTGCTCAGCCGGAGGAATGGATGTGCTCATCGGTGCCACAGCTTTGATCGCCGAATACAACGGGATCGCCAGTGCTTCCCACGTGAAGGACAAGATCATCGAGATGTGTGCCCTGAATGAGACCATGTACCAGGGCTCTCTGGCCTGTTCTTCCCAAGGGGAAATGACTCCCTCCGGGGTAGCGGTTATGAACAAACTCCTAGCCTATGTCACCAAGCTGAACGTAACCCGCTTCCCTTATGAAATTGCCCGCCTGGCCCAGGACATCTGTGGCGGCCTTCTCGGCACCATGCCCTCGGAGAAAGACTACCGCCATCCGGAAGTAGGAAAGATGCTGGAAAAATATTTGAAGGGCGTAGAAAATGTGCCTACCGAAGACCGCATGCGGATTGTCCGGCTGATTGAACGGATGACCTGTGGCCGCACCCTCCTGGTTTGCATGCATGGGGCCGGGTCTCCTTTTGCCAATAAAATGATGATCGGAAGATATACGGATATGGAAGCTAAGAAGAAGCTGGCAAGGGATATTGCCGGGGTCGGCGAATCCCAGGCAAAAGCCGAAGCCTAA
- a CDS encoding 2-oxoacid:acceptor oxidoreductase family protein, whose amino-acid sequence MRREVRIAGFGGQGVVTMGTILAVAAGIHDDLEVAQTQSYGPEARGGACRSDVVISDEPIDYTKPMALDLFIALSPAAVEQYWSEVQEGRTVVLVDKTLVPCPPDHSPPVLAIEATRIAEEEFKNRVVANMIMLGAMSAVTGWVSLKALEETLNGRISARALEASRAALKRGFELGMKIKERL is encoded by the coding sequence ATGAGGAGAGAGGTTCGCATTGCCGGATTTGGGGGGCAGGGAGTCGTAACCATGGGCACGATTTTGGCTGTAGCCGCCGGCATCCATGATGATTTAGAAGTGGCCCAGACCCAGAGTTACGGGCCGGAGGCCCGGGGCGGGGCTTGCCGGTCGGATGTCGTCATCAGCGATGAACCCATCGATTACACCAAGCCAATGGCCCTGGACCTTTTTATAGCATTATCCCCCGCTGCTGTAGAGCAATATTGGTCGGAGGTTCAAGAAGGAAGGACGGTCGTCTTGGTGGATAAAACCCTGGTTCCCTGCCCACCCGATCATTCGCCCCCCGTCTTGGCCATTGAAGCCACCCGGATCGCGGAAGAAGAGTTCAAAAATCGGGTAGTGGCCAACATGATCATGCTGGGAGCCATGTCGGCCGTCACCGGCTGGGTTAGCCTGAAGGCTCTGGAGGAGACTTTAAACGGGCGGATTTCGGCTCGAGCCTTAGAGGCCAGCCGGGCGGCGCTGAAGCGCGGGTTCGAATTAGGAATGAAGATTAAAGAAAGACTTTAA